One window of the Salvia splendens isolate huo1 chromosome 1, SspV2, whole genome shotgun sequence genome contains the following:
- the LOC121740743 gene encoding F-box protein At3g07870-like, which produces MSFIVSPAHDFLMSLPSHLIIDILSRLPAKSLLRCKSVCKHWLHLTSDSYLAKLHLARSKPGVAIHQSEPSKNLLRLADFDDFHLPTAEIDLQSLSHSPEIAVEGSVKGLLLLRDANYKHEALYVCNPLRREYIELAAPKQVVRYPSVVTHGFGVSKGSDEFKVVRIYQEREMDPRSGSCLRIPNSECHVYTLGTGEWRPVGDAPFAYDGRLIGQFFRDNLHWLVEDLNGQELICRFDLQSESFHPFPAPFPGRKLLGSVGVLDDCLCLCDNTSNFEVDIWVMKEYGVGKSWSKRFVIRKMPELIGPSFEIVRVLKVLGDGNILLVWADYCVLNYCSKSEVTQEVDMVQSRGPNSVEAMHYVPSLMTLNTFVMEKVVLF; this is translated from the coding sequence ATGTCGTTCATCGTCTCGCCCGCCCACGATTTCCTGATGAGCCTCCCATCGCACCTCATCATCGACATCCTCTCCCGCCTCCCCGCCAAATCCCTCCTCCGCTGCAAATCCGTCTGCAAGCACTGGCTCCATCTCACCTCCGACTCCTACCTCGCCAAGCTGCATCTCGCCAGATCAAAGCCCGGCGTCGCCATCCACCAATCCGAGCCATCAAAGAACCTCCTCAGACTAGCCGATTTCGACGATTTCCACCTCCCGACGGCGGAGATCGACCTCCAATCGCTCAGCCACTCCCCCGAAATCGCCGTCGAAGGATCCGTGAAgggcctcctcctcctccgcgaCGCCAATTACAAGCACGAGGCTCTCTACGTCTGCAATCCCCTCAGGCGCGAGTACATCGAGCTCGCCGCCCCCAAGCAGGTGGTCCGCTACCCTAGCGTCGTCACGCACGGTTTCGGAGTCAGCAAGGGGAGTGATGAATTCAAGGTCGTCAGGATTTATCAGGAGAGGGAAATGGACCCTAGGAGCGGCTCCTGCTTGAGAATCCCCAATTCCGAGTGCCATGTCTACACGCTCGGAACAGGGGAGTGGCGCCCTGTCGGCGACGCCCCTTTCGCCTACGACGGCCGCCTAATTGGCCAGTTCTTCAGGGATAATCTCCACTGGCTGGTTGAAGATTTGAACGGCCAGGAACTCATCTGTCGGTTCGACCTCCAAAGCGAGTCGTTTCACCCCTTTCCGGCGCCGTTTCCGGGGAGAAAACTGCTGGGGAGCGTGGGGGTGTTGGATGATTGCCTCTGCCTGTGCGATAACACGTCCAATTTCGAGGTGGATATATGGGTTATGAAGGAATACGGAGTTGGGAAATCATGGAGTAAGAGATTCGTGATTAGGAAAATGCCGGAATTGATTGGGCCGTCGTTTGAAATCGTGCGAGTGCTCAAGGTTTTGGGAGATGGGAACATATTGCTGGTGTGGGCGGATTACTGCGTGCTCAATTACTGCAGTAAAAGTGAAGTTACACAAGAAGTTGACATGGTTCAGTCTAGAGGCCCGAATAGCGTTGAGGCCA